One region of Aminobacterium colombiense DSM 12261 genomic DNA includes:
- a CDS encoding TatD family hydrolase, whose protein sequence is MSYFVDTHCHLNSEDYNEDLDEVIERAKSQGLARMLVVAADVPNSRQAVELAEKYASYGIYATVGVHPHEASTIVDGIPEELFLLAQHPRVLAIGESGLDYYYDHSPREIQKQSLLWHIELAEKAKKPLVLHIRDAFDDLFDILKENDKRQYHGVIHCFSGNSYHAKYALELGFYLSFAGPVTYKKNQELRDIVASMPLNRLLCETDAPWLAPKRYRGKRNEPAYVTEVYDMVADVRLIDREELKEALWNNACSLFRWEEL, encoded by the coding sequence GTGTCCTATTTTGTCGATACGCACTGTCATTTAAATTCGGAAGACTATAACGAAGATCTTGATGAAGTTATAGAAAGGGCGAAATCTCAAGGATTAGCTCGTATGCTTGTAGTGGCTGCGGATGTGCCTAATAGCCGTCAAGCGGTAGAACTTGCGGAAAAATACGCTTCATATGGTATTTATGCTACAGTAGGCGTTCATCCCCATGAGGCTTCTACTATAGTAGATGGTATTCCTGAAGAATTGTTTCTTCTTGCCCAACATCCCAGAGTCCTGGCTATAGGAGAAAGTGGCCTTGACTATTATTATGACCATTCCCCTCGAGAGATTCAGAAACAATCTCTTCTGTGGCATATTGAACTTGCTGAAAAGGCCAAGAAACCCTTGGTTCTTCACATAAGAGATGCCTTCGATGATCTTTTTGATATTCTCAAGGAGAACGATAAAAGGCAGTATCATGGCGTCATTCATTGTTTTTCAGGTAATTCATACCATGCAAAATATGCTCTAGAACTGGGCTTCTATCTTTCATTTGCAGGTCCAGTTACCTATAAAAAGAATCAGGAGCTGAGAGATATAGTGGCTTCTATGCCTCTCAACAGGCTGTTATGTGAAACAGATGCCCCATGGCTGGCCCCCAAGCGTTATCGAGGGAAGCGGAATGAGCCGGCCTATGTGACAGAAGTGTATGATATGGTTGCTGATGTCAGGCTCATAGATAGAGAAGAACTCAAAGAAGCGCTCTGGAATAATGCCTGTTCGCTTTTCAGATGGGAGGAACTGTAA
- the tgt gene encoding tRNA guanosine(34) transglycosylase Tgt, whose amino-acid sequence MFEFRLQAQCPVTGARAGEFVTPHGVIKTPVFMPVGTQATVKAMAPFELEEIGAQIILSNTYHLYLRPGADIVEEAGGLHSFMDWHHPILTDSGGFQVFSLATLNRVTDEGVECQSHIDGSRHMMDPEWSMEVQQKLGSDIAMCFDQCLHYPTTKEEAETALARTTRWARRSKDAHTREDQALFGIIQGSVYEDLRRRSAEDITSIGFPGYGIGGLSVGEPHHIMYEMLDVLQHVMPFDKPRYLMGVGHPSNLVEGVARGVDMFDCVLPTRNGRTGTVFVSTGRINIKNQVYARDFTPLDPSCDCYVCRHFTKAYIRHLYKAGEILAARLCSWHNLHFLIKLMEGVRESILNGTFPAFRKNFIEVFHGEGDSVENESL is encoded by the coding sequence ATGTTTGAATTTCGTTTACAGGCACAATGTCCTGTAACGGGGGCTAGAGCTGGAGAATTCGTGACTCCTCATGGAGTTATAAAGACCCCCGTTTTTATGCCGGTGGGAACGCAGGCAACAGTGAAAGCAATGGCTCCCTTTGAGCTAGAGGAAATAGGGGCCCAGATCATTCTTTCCAACACATACCATCTCTATCTGCGCCCTGGTGCCGATATAGTGGAGGAGGCTGGAGGACTCCACTCTTTTATGGATTGGCATCATCCCATTCTTACTGATAGCGGCGGATTTCAGGTCTTTTCTCTCGCTACCCTTAATCGAGTAACTGATGAGGGAGTCGAGTGTCAATCCCATATAGACGGAAGCCGCCACATGATGGATCCTGAATGGTCAATGGAAGTGCAACAGAAGCTGGGAAGCGATATCGCCATGTGCTTTGACCAGTGTCTTCACTATCCAACCACCAAAGAGGAAGCGGAAACTGCTTTAGCCCGTACAACTCGGTGGGCCCGCCGATCTAAGGATGCCCATACAAGAGAGGACCAGGCATTGTTTGGCATCATTCAGGGGTCTGTATACGAAGATTTGCGGAGGCGCTCGGCAGAAGACATTACATCTATTGGATTTCCAGGCTATGGAATTGGCGGTCTTTCTGTGGGGGAACCTCATCATATTATGTATGAAATGCTTGATGTGCTTCAACACGTCATGCCTTTTGATAAACCTAGATATCTTATGGGAGTTGGCCATCCCTCCAATCTTGTGGAAGGTGTGGCCCGGGGGGTGGATATGTTTGACTGCGTGTTGCCAACAAGGAATGGAAGGACAGGTACTGTTTTTGTTTCTACAGGGAGGATAAACATTAAAAATCAGGTGTATGCCCGTGATTTTACCCCCCTTGATCCGTCTTGTGACTGTTATGTATGCCGCCATTTTACAAAAGCCTATATACGGCATCTTTATAAAGCGGGGGAGATTTTGGCTGCTCGTTTATGCAGCTGGCATAATCTTCATTTTCTTATTAAGCTCATGGAAGGTGTTAGAGAGTCTATTTTAAACGGAACTTTCCCTGCTTTCAGAAAGAATTTTATTGAGGTATTTCACGGAGAAGGTGACAGCGTTGAAAACGAAAGTCTATAA
- a CDS encoding L-threonylcarbamoyladenylate synthase, with product MKTKVYKVERWNPEPHIIAEAAYAIRSGKLVAFPTETVYGLGANGLDDGAVRKIFAAKGRPGDNPLILHFASSEDVEQVAYVNERAKLLMDSFWPGPLTLVLPAKPVVPNSVTAGLGTVAVRMPSHPVAMALIKVAGVPIAAPSANRSGRPSPTEAASVLADIGDDVDIILDGGATDVGLESTVIDVTGPSVVLLRAGGMPVERLEEVIEEVKLVPDEAKKKRSPGTRYRHYAPLIPLLLWKNGVLRHSPLVMGKRIGYIGIKEPPFPVEEKILFKTPENYAQGLFLAFRTFEKKGIEVIVAEWPNSKGIGLALRDRLSRAAEEEL from the coding sequence TTGAAAACGAAAGTCTATAAGGTCGAGCGCTGGAATCCTGAACCTCACATAATTGCTGAAGCTGCTTATGCAATACGATCAGGCAAATTGGTCGCATTTCCTACAGAAACTGTTTATGGCCTCGGAGCAAATGGCCTGGATGATGGGGCTGTGCGTAAAATTTTTGCTGCTAAAGGCCGTCCCGGTGACAATCCTCTTATCCTTCATTTTGCATCATCGGAAGATGTGGAACAGGTCGCTTATGTGAATGAAAGAGCTAAATTGCTTATGGACTCTTTTTGGCCAGGGCCTCTTACACTTGTCCTCCCGGCAAAACCTGTAGTCCCAAACTCGGTTACTGCCGGATTGGGAACAGTAGCGGTTCGCATGCCCTCCCACCCTGTAGCGATGGCCCTTATTAAAGTTGCTGGTGTCCCTATAGCTGCTCCAAGTGCCAATAGAAGCGGGCGGCCTAGTCCAACGGAGGCTGCGTCCGTGCTTGCTGACATTGGAGATGACGTAGATATAATTTTAGACGGCGGAGCTACTGATGTGGGGCTTGAATCCACCGTCATAGATGTAACTGGACCTTCTGTTGTGCTTCTACGTGCTGGCGGCATGCCAGTGGAGCGGTTGGAAGAAGTGATTGAAGAGGTGAAGCTGGTTCCGGATGAAGCTAAGAAAAAAAGGTCGCCAGGAACGCGGTATCGCCATTACGCTCCTTTAATCCCCCTATTATTATGGAAAAATGGCGTTTTGCGGCATAGTCCTTTAGTGATGGGGAAGAGAATTGGGTATATAGGCATAAAGGAGCCCCCGTTCCCCGTGGAGGAAAAAATTCTTTTTAAAACTCCTGAAAATTATGCCCAGGGTCTCTTTCTGGCTTTTCGCACCTTTGAAAAGAAAGGGATAGAGGTTATAGTAGCAGAGTGGCCAAATAGTAAAGGGATAGGTCTCGCTTTAAGAGACCGGCTAAGCAGGGCGGCGGAAGAAGAGCTTTAA
- the rpoB gene encoding DNA-directed RNA polymerase subunit beta codes for MAEFVPVGRKRQRLTFGRARDLVEIPDMIEVQRNSYDWFYQKDCDPDSRKLQGLEELLHEVFPIESYDGAFALEFVHFFVDNPSGDEEEARQRDLTWSQPIRATIRLVNRKTKEIKEEEIFLGDFPIMTDRGTFIINGTERVVVNQLARSAGVYFHKEEQIPGQEAYSAKIIPDRGAWLEFSLSPGDVLSVNIDNRKKLPATILLKAFGVSSNEEILDMFGAKPIEIDLTEEEVRGRLVAESVVDDEGNEIVSRNGRLTKDNLEILWSKGRTKLHVWDVDPAIAATLERDNTKGSDDAVLEMFRRLRPNEPARVENAREYVYSLFFDTRRYNLGRVGRYKMNRRLGIPVPENITEHNRLLTLEDICKIIQGVIDLRNPESEGDDIDHLGNRRVRSVGELLQNQIRIGLLRMERIAKERMTTIPDLEAAMARDLINVRPIAAAIREFFGSGQLSQFMDQTNPLAEVTHRRRLSALGPGGLSRERAGFEARDVHHTHYGRICPIETPEGPNIGLVTSLATYSRVNEYGFLMTPRRKVEKGRVLNEIVYLSADEEDDLYIARANTPIDENGYLEKECHTRYRGDIEYIPREEVDYLDVSPKQIVSVSTALIPFLEHDDANRALMGSNMQRQAVPLIQPAAPVVGTGIEYRIAKDSGSCVVATDDGEVVYVDADRIEIRSKRGVRAYPLVKFRRSNQGTIIHQRPSVEKGELIKKGDIIADGQSVDNGELALGRNVLVAFLPWEGFNYEDAILLSERLVKEDFYTSIHIEEYEIEARDTKLGPEEITRDIPNVGEDMLKNLDEDGIVRVGAEVNAGDILVGKVTPKGESDQSPEEKLLRAIFGEKAREVRDTSLKVPHGARGKIVAVKRMTRENNPDALSPGVNEVVKIYVAQLRKITVGDKMAGRHGNKGVVSKILPVEDMPYLPDGTPCDIVLNPLGVPSRMNLGQVLETIMGFVAVHNGWKVATPVFEGAQEKEIFENLAELRKGNYPDLTADGMITLFDGRTGEPMEKKVTVGYMYMLKLIHLVDDKIHARSIGPYSLITQQPLGGKAQFGGQRFGEMEVWALEGYGAAHILQEMLTVKSDDIRGRLKTYEKIVKGQNLAKPGVPESFRVLVKELQGLVLDVEIKYSDGTVGELVMDEEDEEGASRRKTTEGLGVKEKEQEQKIEETKEVPEEMEIVVDEKELAAENMLFEDVFEERKDDPEGAEE; via the coding sequence ATGGCCGAGTTTGTTCCCGTGGGCAGAAAGCGGCAGAGGTTGACTTTCGGACGTGCCAGGGATCTTGTAGAAATTCCTGACATGATAGAAGTCCAGCGTAATTCCTATGATTGGTTCTATCAGAAGGATTGCGACCCGGACTCAAGGAAGTTGCAAGGGCTGGAAGAACTTCTTCATGAAGTTTTTCCTATAGAGAGTTATGATGGGGCGTTCGCCCTCGAGTTTGTCCATTTTTTTGTGGATAATCCCTCGGGGGACGAAGAGGAAGCCCGACAGAGGGACCTTACATGGTCTCAACCTATACGTGCTACCATTCGACTTGTCAATAGAAAAACCAAAGAAATCAAAGAAGAAGAAATTTTTCTTGGCGATTTTCCTATTATGACAGATAGGGGCACTTTTATTATCAACGGAACGGAACGAGTTGTGGTGAATCAACTTGCCCGTTCAGCCGGTGTGTATTTTCACAAGGAAGAGCAGATCCCTGGTCAGGAAGCCTATTCTGCAAAAATTATTCCTGACCGTGGAGCTTGGCTGGAGTTTAGCCTAAGCCCTGGAGATGTGCTTTCTGTAAATATCGATAACAGAAAAAAGCTTCCAGCAACAATTTTATTGAAGGCATTTGGCGTGTCAAGCAACGAAGAAATCCTTGACATGTTTGGGGCCAAACCTATCGAAATTGATTTGACAGAAGAAGAAGTAAGGGGTCGCCTTGTGGCAGAATCTGTTGTTGACGATGAAGGCAACGAAATAGTTTCAAGAAACGGCAGGTTGACCAAAGATAATCTTGAAATTTTGTGGAGTAAGGGGCGGACGAAACTACATGTGTGGGATGTTGACCCAGCTATTGCGGCCACTTTAGAGAGAGACAACACAAAGGGCAGTGATGATGCTGTCCTTGAAATGTTCCGACGTCTTCGCCCCAATGAGCCTGCGCGGGTAGAAAATGCCAGAGAGTATGTTTATAGCCTTTTCTTTGATACCCGACGATACAATTTAGGGCGCGTGGGCCGCTATAAAATGAACAGACGCCTTGGTATTCCTGTTCCAGAGAATATTACAGAACACAACAGGCTGCTTACTCTCGAAGATATTTGCAAGATTATCCAGGGAGTAATTGACCTTAGAAATCCGGAATCTGAAGGTGACGATATAGATCATCTGGGAAACCGTCGTGTCCGTTCTGTAGGAGAACTTCTACAGAACCAGATTCGTATTGGCTTGCTTCGAATGGAGCGAATAGCGAAAGAACGGATGACAACCATTCCGGACCTTGAGGCAGCTATGGCGAGGGACCTTATCAATGTCCGTCCTATCGCTGCGGCTATTCGAGAGTTTTTTGGTTCCGGACAGCTCTCTCAATTTATGGATCAGACGAACCCCCTGGCGGAAGTAACGCACCGTCGGCGCCTCTCAGCTTTGGGTCCTGGAGGTCTCAGCCGTGAACGTGCGGGTTTTGAAGCCCGTGACGTCCATCATACCCACTATGGCCGTATTTGTCCTATTGAAACTCCGGAGGGGCCAAATATCGGGTTGGTCACGTCTCTTGCCACCTATTCAAGGGTAAATGAATATGGCTTCCTGATGACTCCTCGCCGTAAAGTAGAAAAGGGAAGAGTTCTTAACGAAATTGTCTACCTTTCAGCAGATGAGGAAGACGATCTTTATATAGCCAGAGCTAATACCCCTATTGATGAGAATGGCTACCTGGAAAAAGAGTGCCATACAAGATATCGTGGTGACATAGAGTATATTCCCCGCGAAGAAGTGGATTATCTTGACGTTTCCCCTAAGCAGATAGTTTCTGTTTCTACTGCTTTGATCCCGTTCCTTGAGCACGATGACGCTAACCGTGCTCTTATGGGTTCAAACATGCAGCGTCAGGCCGTTCCTCTTATTCAGCCTGCGGCTCCTGTAGTCGGGACAGGAATTGAATATAGGATAGCGAAAGACTCCGGTTCATGTGTGGTTGCTACGGATGATGGAGAAGTCGTTTATGTTGATGCGGACCGCATAGAGATCAGGTCGAAGCGTGGTGTTCGCGCTTATCCTCTCGTGAAATTTCGCCGTTCGAACCAGGGGACGATTATTCACCAGCGCCCCTCTGTTGAAAAAGGCGAATTAATTAAAAAGGGAGACATAATTGCTGATGGGCAGTCTGTAGATAACGGGGAACTTGCTCTTGGACGAAATGTTCTCGTAGCTTTTCTTCCCTGGGAAGGTTTTAATTACGAAGATGCGATCTTGCTTAGCGAACGTCTTGTAAAAGAAGATTTTTACACCTCTATACATATAGAAGAATATGAAATTGAAGCACGGGACACGAAGCTTGGGCCAGAAGAGATTACCCGTGATATTCCCAATGTCGGTGAAGACATGCTTAAAAACCTCGACGAGGATGGCATTGTTAGGGTGGGAGCCGAGGTCAATGCCGGTGACATCCTGGTAGGAAAGGTTACTCCTAAGGGAGAGTCTGATCAGTCTCCTGAGGAAAAATTGCTACGAGCCATATTCGGAGAAAAAGCGAGAGAAGTCAGGGACACATCCTTGAAGGTTCCTCATGGTGCCCGTGGAAAGATCGTGGCAGTAAAACGCATGACGCGGGAGAACAACCCCGATGCCCTGAGCCCTGGCGTAAATGAAGTTGTGAAGATTTACGTGGCTCAGCTGAGAAAAATAACGGTAGGAGACAAGATGGCAGGACGCCATGGCAATAAGGGTGTTGTTTCGAAGATCCTCCCGGTGGAGGATATGCCTTATCTGCCAGATGGCACTCCCTGCGATATAGTACTTAACCCATTAGGTGTGCCGAGCCGTATGAACCTTGGACAGGTGCTCGAAACAATCATGGGCTTTGTAGCTGTTCATAATGGTTGGAAGGTTGCCACGCCAGTCTTTGAAGGCGCTCAGGAAAAAGAAATCTTTGAGAATCTTGCAGAACTGCGAAAAGGAAATTACCCTGATTTGACCGCAGATGGCATGATAACTCTTTTCGATGGCAGAACAGGGGAGCCCATGGAGAAAAAGGTCACAGTGGGATATATGTATATGCTTAAATTAATTCACCTTGTAGATGACAAGATCCATGCCCGCTCTATTGGCCCCTACAGCTTGATTACACAGCAGCCTCTTGGCGGGAAAGCACAGTTCGGAGGCCAGCGATTTGGAGAAATGGAAGTCTGGGCCCTTGAAGGATATGGTGCGGCTCACATTCTTCAGGAGATGCTGACAGTGAAGTCTGATGATATCAGAGGACGCTTAAAGACCTATGAAAAAATAGTAAAAGGACAAAACCTTGCTAAGCCTGGCGTACCTGAAAGTTTCCGAGTTCTTGTAAAAGAACTGCAGGGATTGGTACTCGACGTTGAAATCAAATATAGCGACGGTACGGTAGGAGAACTCGTTATGGACGAAGAAGATGAGGAAGGCGCAAGTCGGCGTAAGACTACGGAAGGCCTAGGCGTAAAAGAGAAGGAACAAGAGCAAAAAATAGAAGAAACAAAAGAAGTTCCAGAAGAAATGGAAATTGTTGTCGATGAAAAGGAGTTGGCAGCCGAGAACATGCTTTTTGAAGACGTGTTTGAGGAACGTAAAGATGACCCGGAGGGGGCTGAAGAATAG